A DNA window from Oceanispirochaeta sp. M1 contains the following coding sequences:
- a CDS encoding tetratricopeptide repeat protein, whose product MNKFYLTLIFVLFAINGYSQTFEDYMAEAQSAADMWDYDEAVQAYDKAQEMNPGNTEIYSLRAYAKDMNGDRESAVIDYGKAIEFDPTDAGLYYSRAYAREYIYDYQGAVEDFTKYLELAGDDADIYSIRARCLYQLDDYSGAISDYTMSINIAPDNSEIYYDRAYAYIEVDNFESAINDYMKVLELDPANPRIPAKIATVKVLSGAYEKAIDDCNSMIKEDEGDLEAYFIRGYAKTESGDYESAIADLDFVIEQYPGLPESFYYRAVSKFNLNKYGEALQDFNGAIDLKPDYAEAYYERAVLKNNMGDEKGAATDFLEAEKLGYIAG is encoded by the coding sequence ATGAATAAATTTTATCTAACTTTGATTTTTGTATTATTTGCTATCAATGGCTATTCTCAAACCTTTGAGGATTATATGGCCGAGGCGCAAAGCGCTGCAGATATGTGGGATTATGATGAGGCTGTTCAGGCGTATGACAAAGCCCAGGAAATGAATCCCGGTAATACGGAGATTTATTCCCTGAGGGCATATGCGAAAGATATGAACGGAGACAGAGAGAGTGCTGTAATAGATTATGGTAAGGCAATCGAATTTGACCCTACTGATGCAGGTCTTTATTATTCCAGAGCTTATGCGAGAGAGTACATCTATGATTACCAGGGTGCAGTAGAAGACTTCACAAAATATCTTGAATTAGCAGGTGATGATGCGGATATCTACTCCATAAGGGCGCGTTGTCTGTATCAGCTCGATGATTACAGTGGAGCCATCAGTGATTATACAATGTCTATAAATATTGCTCCTGATAATTCTGAAATATATTACGACAGAGCCTATGCCTACATTGAGGTCGATAACTTTGAATCTGCAATTAATGATTATATGAAGGTTCTGGAACTGGACCCTGCAAACCCGAGAATCCCAGCCAAAATAGCTACAGTAAAAGTTCTCTCAGGAGCTTATGAAAAAGCAATTGATGACTGCAACAGCATGATAAAAGAAGATGAAGGTGATCTGGAAGCTTATTTTATAAGAGGCTATGCCAAAACAGAATCAGGTGATTATGAAAGCGCAATAGCAGATCTTGATTTCGTAATAGAACAATACCCGGGCCTCCCCGAATCTTTTTATTACAGAGCTGTTTCAAAATTTAATCTTAATAAATATGGTGAAGCACTGCAGGATTTCAATGGGGCTATTGATTTGAAGCCGGATTACGCTGAGGCCTATTATGAAAGAGCTGTTTTAAAGAATAATATGGGAGATGAGAAAGGTGCTGCAACAGATTTCCTGGAGGCTGAAAAGCTGGGCTATATAGCCGGCTAG
- a CDS encoding response regulator transcription factor — MIQTILIIEDERRIADWIRIYLERAGFTAVNAYDGKDGLESARSLNPDLIILDLMLPGLNGMDLCRVLRQESDVPIIMLTSKGRKEDRINGLDEGADDYITKPFDADELVGRVKAVLRRYRGRVQKTISCGILHLNETTQEVSLDGQAIKLSQAQFDILSVFMRNPNIVLTRNQLIEQAFNNKFDAYDRAIDTHIRRLRKLIHKNEFKPIQTIYGSGYKLVC, encoded by the coding sequence GTGATTCAAACGATCTTAATCATAGAAGATGAAAGGCGTATAGCTGACTGGATCAGGATATATCTTGAACGAGCAGGTTTTACTGCTGTGAACGCTTATGATGGAAAGGATGGACTTGAATCGGCCCGTTCTCTTAATCCGGACCTTATTATTCTGGATCTGATGCTGCCGGGACTCAATGGAATGGATCTTTGCCGGGTTCTTCGTCAGGAATCTGATGTTCCAATAATCATGCTGACCTCAAAAGGCAGGAAAGAGGATCGGATAAACGGATTGGATGAAGGGGCTGATGATTATATTACAAAACCCTTTGATGCGGATGAACTGGTAGGCCGGGTCAAAGCAGTTCTCCGCCGTTACCGGGGGCGTGTACAGAAGACTATTTCCTGTGGAATTCTACATCTGAATGAAACGACACAGGAAGTCAGTCTGGATGGTCAGGCTATTAAACTGAGTCAGGCACAGTTTGATATTCTATCCGTATTTATGCGCAATCCCAATATTGTACTGACTAGGAATCAGTTAATTGAACAGGCTTTCAACAATAAGTTTGATGCATATGATCGTGCTATTGATACACATATAAGACGTCTGCGGAAGCTTATACACAAAAATGAATTCAAACCAATACAGACCATTTACGGTTCAGGATATAAACTAGTATGCTGA
- a CDS encoding cell wall metabolism sensor histidine kinase WalK: MKSIFWRLLTAFIFIIIVSILISTSIEYMTSKSQLPHLLTEIRSQTIAQILSSSYTRDKGWENLQQEISRLEKDGYSESPVNISMRIVVKDISGNTLYNSFSNLVNLGKFSLIEGESVHILDLDKSEIIGTVTIYIRREFLKQETTRYLYSLIKPRIIQGLISIIILVFVAALMSRRIAVPIIALTRATQNISETGETSLIPVKTSDELGQMTYSFNQMILSLGAQKQLRENLIRDLSHEINTPLSVIRLEAKGLNNKLVSPEKASAQIIKEVDKLSNLVNDLDWLIESDSGLIKLDLETCSPGLLIQSEVERWQLKAEMESISLELSVLPPGLPEIRIDKVRMSQVLGNLIENGLKYSPAGSRLVVECYEENNDVVISVCDNGSGIAAEDIPLIFERFYRGEKSGEMNKEGRGLGLSIVKQIVEIHQGRVRVESVDREGSCFYIYLPS, translated from the coding sequence ATGAAATCAATTTTCTGGCGTCTTTTAACTGCCTTTATTTTCATTATTATTGTCTCTATTTTAATAAGCACTTCAATTGAATATATGACAAGCAAATCTCAGTTACCCCATTTATTAACAGAAATCAGATCACAAACAATAGCTCAGATTCTCAGCTCATCATACACAAGAGATAAAGGATGGGAAAATCTACAGCAGGAGATCAGCAGGCTTGAAAAGGACGGCTATAGCGAATCTCCGGTAAATATCTCAATGAGAATCGTGGTAAAAGATATCAGTGGGAATACCTTATATAACAGTTTTTCAAATCTGGTTAACCTTGGAAAATTTTCGCTTATTGAAGGAGAATCGGTTCATATCCTGGATCTGGATAAATCAGAGATAATTGGAACCGTAACAATTTATATCCGCCGTGAATTTCTTAAACAGGAAACAACCCGGTATTTATATTCCCTTATTAAGCCAAGGATTATTCAGGGTCTTATCTCAATCATTATTTTAGTATTTGTAGCTGCACTCATGTCCCGGCGTATAGCCGTCCCTATCATTGCATTGACCAGGGCCACACAGAACATTTCTGAAACCGGAGAAACATCTCTTATTCCTGTCAAAACGTCCGATGAACTGGGGCAGATGACTTATTCATTCAACCAGATGATCCTCTCTCTCGGGGCTCAAAAGCAGTTGAGGGAAAATCTGATTAGAGATTTAAGCCACGAAATAAATACCCCTCTGAGTGTTATCCGTCTGGAAGCAAAGGGTTTGAATAATAAATTAGTTTCACCGGAAAAGGCATCCGCACAGATCATTAAAGAGGTAGATAAATTAAGCAATCTGGTAAATGACCTGGACTGGCTTATAGAATCCGATTCCGGTCTAATCAAATTGGATCTGGAGACCTGTTCTCCAGGACTGCTTATTCAAAGCGAAGTGGAACGATGGCAGTTAAAAGCAGAAATGGAGAGCATAAGCCTCGAATTATCAGTGCTTCCTCCTGGATTGCCGGAGATAAGAATTGATAAAGTACGAATGAGTCAGGTTCTTGGGAATCTGATTGAAAACGGATTGAAATATTCACCAGCCGGCAGCCGTCTGGTAGTGGAATGTTATGAAGAGAATAATGATGTTGTTATCTCGGTTTGTGATAATGGTTCGGGAATCGCTGCTGAGGATATTCCCTTAATCTTCGAAAGATTTTACCGCGGAGAAAAATCGGGTGAAATGAACAAAGAGGGAAGAGGTCTTGGATTATCCATAGTCAAACAGATCGTGGAGATTCATCAGGGGCGGGTCAGGGTTGAAAGCGTTGATAGAGAGGGAAGCTGCTTTTATATATATCTTCCTTCCTGA
- a CDS encoding ferritin family protein codes for MNMYEFSIQMEHDAELLYRNLASKTDHKGIKSIFTMLADDEAKHAKAVETLQRKSTSTENKSSMSEVKTIFSQIKDQSEIPSTEILEELKKALDIEKKGRDFYSEKFSELDTEEGKSLFQKLSRQEDYHYKTVANIIEMVEKPLWWVEHAEFTPMGDDYY; via the coding sequence ATGAATATGTATGAATTTTCCATCCAAATGGAACATGATGCTGAATTATTGTATAGAAACCTTGCCTCGAAGACGGATCACAAAGGAATCAAAAGTATTTTCACTATGCTGGCGGATGATGAAGCAAAGCATGCTAAAGCAGTAGAAACACTCCAGAGAAAGAGTACCTCCACTGAGAATAAGAGTTCTATGTCTGAAGTAAAGACAATTTTTTCCCAAATTAAAGATCAGTCGGAGATCCCCTCCACCGAAATTTTGGAAGAATTAAAAAAGGCTCTTGATATAGAAAAAAAAGGCAGAGATTTTTATTCAGAGAAATTTTCTGAACTTGATACAGAAGAAGGTAAATCTCTGTTTCAGAAACTTTCCCGTCAGGAAGACTACCACTATAAAACAGTCGCAAACATCATTGAAATGGTGGAAAAGCCACTTTGGTGGGTTGAACATGCCGAGTTTACACCTATGGGTGACGATTATTATTGA
- the smpB gene encoding SsrA-binding protein SmpB yields the protein MSKKKKKTPSNVLGENRKARHNYTISESLECGIVLKGTEVKSLKISKFSFPDAFCEIRNGELFIKNLQITPYDFGNIHNHNADRVRKLLAHKLEIKKLERKVVEKGFTLIPLKFYLKNGRVKVDVGICKGKKMYDKRATIKEKDIRRDSERDFRLK from the coding sequence ATGTCAAAGAAGAAAAAGAAGACCCCATCCAATGTGTTGGGAGAAAATAGAAAAGCGCGTCATAACTATACAATTTCAGAAAGTCTGGAATGTGGAATAGTTTTGAAGGGTACTGAAGTAAAATCTCTTAAGATCAGCAAATTCTCTTTCCCTGATGCATTTTGTGAGATAAGAAATGGAGAACTCTTTATCAAGAATCTCCAGATAACTCCCTATGATTTTGGAAACATTCATAATCACAATGCAGACAGAGTCAGGAAGTTACTGGCCCATAAACTGGAAATCAAAAAACTTGAAAGAAAAGTTGTTGAAAAAGGTTTTACACTGATCCCCCTCAAGTTCTATCTGAAGAACGGTAGAGTTAAAGTGGATGTTGGTATCTGTAAAGGTAAAAAGATGTACGACAAGCGTGCCACGATCAAGGAAAAGGATATCAGAAGAGATTCCGAAAGAGATTTCCGCCTTAAATAA
- a CDS encoding SUMF1/EgtB/PvdO family nonheme iron enzyme — translation MKRIPLSEEELNEQKVILKPIFGIQPESYIKYVYAVLALLVLFLIFFLPGIMKSGTNYQFNTTPEGASVYVDDIRLGASPGRYFVARGQRKITIKSPYHETWESEVKIKGRLFATLIFKRNRDFDADLISDISPELMDDHHLMTASWFQSDEGFSSLKLPPDMQDLMKAYYRSSDRKQEVDSEYFEEYLKSLLRTAAYDNSYRQWLEAFILYETEGKALNSSNLLSAAADSAAFLAENPELLILLKEFHEIPELKLPASRAQNKITFDIEGEILQPVSSDPLRFIPVGTYTELSEKYTFFVADREITKGWYLRFLADNPEWTSASKEKLIADGLVDDNYLTDWEDNQLTEYSQEPLHYVSLFAAQAFNDWFNEKYINSYDMNVRLPDEWEWEEISIANGLTSRDRPSQKNLGALEAGSFLPGELDLYDMEGNLWEWCENGFGTNDVYLYNSLSHNSSFSFPDNAVRGGSWANPPGQVKPETRGSQPGNWCTAYTGFRPVILQKR, via the coding sequence ATGAAGCGAATTCCCCTGTCTGAAGAAGAATTGAACGAACAAAAAGTAATCTTGAAACCTATTTTTGGAATTCAGCCCGAAAGCTATATTAAATATGTCTATGCGGTGTTGGCTCTGTTGGTACTGTTTCTTATCTTTTTTCTACCTGGAATAATGAAAAGCGGTACCAATTATCAATTCAATACCACTCCTGAAGGGGCCTCCGTATATGTAGATGATATCCGTCTGGGAGCATCACCCGGCCGCTATTTTGTAGCCAGGGGACAAAGAAAAATAACTATTAAATCACCCTACCATGAAACCTGGGAATCTGAAGTTAAAATCAAAGGACGTTTATTTGCCACTCTGATCTTTAAAAGGAACAGAGACTTCGATGCAGATTTAATATCAGATATCAGTCCTGAACTTATGGATGATCACCACCTGATGACTGCCTCCTGGTTTCAATCAGATGAAGGATTTTCCTCTCTGAAGCTGCCGCCTGATATGCAGGATCTGATGAAAGCTTATTACAGAAGCAGTGACCGTAAACAGGAAGTTGACAGCGAATATTTTGAAGAATATTTAAAATCACTTTTAAGAACAGCGGCCTATGATAATTCATACCGGCAATGGCTTGAAGCATTTATACTTTATGAAACAGAAGGAAAAGCTTTAAACAGTTCAAACCTTCTCTCTGCTGCTGCCGATTCTGCAGCCTTTCTGGCAGAAAATCCTGAATTACTAATTCTTCTCAAAGAATTTCATGAGATCCCCGAACTGAAACTCCCTGCCTCAAGAGCTCAGAATAAAATTACCTTTGATATTGAAGGTGAAATACTTCAGCCTGTATCTTCTGATCCCCTCCGCTTTATTCCGGTAGGCACATATACAGAATTATCGGAAAAATATACCTTTTTCGTTGCAGACAGAGAAATCACCAAGGGATGGTATTTACGCTTTTTAGCAGATAATCCAGAATGGACTTCAGCTTCTAAAGAAAAGCTGATTGCAGATGGACTGGTTGATGATAATTATCTGACAGACTGGGAAGACAATCAGCTCACCGAATACAGTCAGGAACCTCTGCACTATGTTTCTCTCTTTGCAGCACAGGCCTTTAATGATTGGTTTAATGAGAAATATATAAATTCCTACGACATGAATGTAAGACTTCCTGATGAATGGGAATGGGAAGAGATTTCCATTGCAAACGGTTTAACCAGCAGAGACAGACCCTCACAGAAGAATCTTGGAGCCCTGGAGGCCGGATCTTTCCTCCCCGGAGAACTAGATCTATACGATATGGAAGGAAATCTCTGGGAATGGTGTGAAAACGGGTTTGGCACGAACGATGTATATTTGTATAATAGCCTTTCTCATAACAGCAGTTTCAGTTTTCCTGACAATGCTGTTAGGGGTGGAAGCTGGGCTAATCCTCCGGGACAGGTTAAACCTGAAACCAGAGGATCTCAGCCGGGGAACTGGTGTACCGCCTATACTGGCTTCAGACCGGTGATCCTGCAGAAAAGGTAA
- the lepB gene encoding signal peptidase I, with translation MKTLSAKLVIFSEQILTKRKIRIYKKKKKQQAKNPILDWLEAFLWAAMVVLLINQYLFQAYQIPSGSMKDTLLIKDRIFVNKLLYGPELLPGMAKVPGLMIPQRGEVIIFENPTYLSQGPVFDIMQRVIYMLTLSMVDIDKDENGNPKPHFLIKRQVSQDGDVYRQFQGNLFLKARGESEFMAEEDFKTVSGIEYGNKRMIDSAEYPVFRAYGEAYSLREEGLAISADMRSSASKIDSVVYKDPLEIDMWRQKKKFEVQPFNTAASARWRRAAETGYFIPEGWVLPMGDNRDNSNDGRYFGPVPKKKILGKAMFKYWPAVRVGIIR, from the coding sequence ATGAAAACACTCTCAGCGAAGCTCGTAATATTTAGCGAACAGATTCTCACAAAGAGAAAAATTAGAATATATAAAAAGAAGAAGAAACAGCAGGCTAAAAATCCCATTCTGGATTGGCTTGAGGCTTTTTTATGGGCCGCCATGGTTGTCCTACTAATCAACCAATACCTTTTTCAGGCTTATCAGATTCCTTCGGGATCAATGAAAGACACTCTGTTAATTAAAGATAGAATATTTGTTAATAAGCTCCTTTATGGACCTGAGCTGTTGCCTGGTATGGCAAAAGTACCAGGACTTATGATTCCCCAGCGGGGAGAAGTTATCATATTTGAAAATCCGACATACCTCTCTCAGGGGCCTGTTTTTGATATCATGCAGCGAGTCATCTATATGCTGACTTTATCCATGGTTGATATAGATAAGGATGAAAACGGCAATCCAAAACCACATTTCCTTATAAAACGTCAGGTCTCTCAAGACGGGGATGTGTATAGACAGTTTCAGGGGAATCTATTTCTGAAAGCCAGGGGTGAATCAGAGTTTATGGCCGAAGAGGATTTCAAGACAGTCTCCGGTATTGAATATGGAAACAAGAGGATGATTGATTCTGCAGAATATCCTGTGTTCAGAGCCTATGGTGAAGCCTATTCACTACGAGAAGAGGGACTGGCGATTTCTGCCGATATGCGATCTTCGGCTTCAAAGATAGATTCTGTTGTGTATAAGGATCCTCTTGAGATTGATATGTGGCGGCAAAAGAAGAAATTTGAGGTTCAGCCCTTTAACACGGCTGCCTCTGCCAGATGGAGAAGGGCTGCAGAGACGGGATATTTTATTCCTGAAGGCTGGGTTCTTCCCATGGGGGATAACCGTGACAATTCAAATGACGGACGTTATTTCGGCCCTGTTCCTAAAAAGAAAATTCTTGGTAAGGCTATGTTTAAATACTGGCCCGCTGTGAGAGTCGGGATTATCCGATAG
- the lepB gene encoding signal peptidase I — protein MFSSSSRRAIPYREKKAIASRRIRRTVFLILVFITFLIFTNYASTALKVVSSSMEPGLNPGDRILFSKLLLDTDIGGMKWVDLGIKRGDLVVISPPYFRKNQQFIQIVNPLVQFITFQKIQLSSYPRYSWEKTNMIKRVIAVPGDSVRMVNHRVYLKTPKSSKFRYEEDVIEVSYNWKSVDTPGIWIPGYPLDGSSSEITLEEGEFFVLSDFRGQGSDSYLWGPLSSDRILGKVFFRYWPFNAFSFL, from the coding sequence GTGTTCTCATCAAGTTCCAGAAGGGCAATTCCGTATAGGGAAAAGAAAGCAATAGCCTCCAGAAGAATCAGACGGACTGTTTTTCTTATTCTTGTCTTTATCACATTTCTCATTTTTACAAATTATGCATCAACGGCTCTCAAGGTTGTATCAAGCTCCATGGAGCCCGGATTGAATCCCGGTGACCGTATTCTTTTTTCCAAGCTGTTGCTGGATACTGATATCGGCGGGATGAAATGGGTCGATTTAGGCATTAAACGGGGAGATCTGGTTGTTATTTCTCCTCCCTATTTCCGAAAAAATCAACAATTTATTCAAATTGTTAATCCTCTGGTTCAGTTTATTACATTTCAGAAGATTCAACTGAGTTCCTATCCCAGATACAGTTGGGAAAAAACAAATATGATCAAGAGGGTTATAGCGGTTCCAGGCGATTCAGTTCGAATGGTGAATCACCGCGTCTATCTAAAGACTCCTAAGTCTTCAAAATTCCGTTATGAAGAGGATGTAATTGAAGTTTCCTATAATTGGAAATCTGTTGATACTCCTGGAATCTGGATTCCCGGATATCCTCTGGATGGTTCTTCTTCAGAGATCACTCTGGAAGAAGGGGAGTTCTTTGTACTCAGTGATTTCAGGGGGCAGGGCAGCGATTCATATCTTTGGGGGCCTCTGTCTTCTGATAGGATTCTGGGAAAGGTTTTTTTCAGATATTGGCCCTTCAATGCATTTTCCTTTCTGTAA
- the hemW gene encoding radical SAM family heme chaperone HemW, with protein MNESELKPYSAALYIHIPYCVKKCDYCDFYSCCDLSSSESLLSQIPIQIAELSKSYSINGFTSVYLGGGTPALVNAVYLKTLLHEIYSFNGGILPDEVTMECNPRNVNPGNLAIWADAGINRISLGVQSFQDIFLEKAGRRSSRKTILDALEMLKVHRDCFDLNIDLIQGLPGMTENNQLSDLEEAVKWQPDHISWYSLLMEPGTVLSKNWSSRNQNTEVDNDEVWLSGCRFLEQKGYSRYEISNFSLSGKESVHNSSYWKMYPYLGCGPAAVSMLRGTDGAIKRFRTRADAESYSRGQIGYDEVEVLKASDFLKDYLLMGLRITQGIDLQRFTDVFGVEITEILPKSLKRWSEQHCLTIDETSLKCTEQGLDLQNSILISFFEEIDAGYQGGTLNWPPEGAVE; from the coding sequence ATGAACGAATCCGAGCTCAAACCCTATTCTGCCGCCCTTTATATCCATATCCCCTACTGTGTTAAAAAATGTGACTACTGTGATTTCTATTCATGTTGTGATTTAAGCAGTTCAGAATCTCTACTTTCTCAAATTCCAATACAAATTGCTGAGCTTTCTAAATCCTATTCCATTAATGGGTTTACATCTGTCTATCTTGGCGGTGGAACACCGGCCCTGGTTAATGCTGTTTATTTGAAAACTCTTCTCCATGAAATATATTCTTTTAATGGCGGAATCCTTCCGGATGAGGTTACAATGGAATGTAATCCCCGAAATGTGAATCCAGGGAATCTTGCAATATGGGCTGATGCCGGAATCAATAGAATCAGTCTGGGTGTTCAGAGTTTTCAGGATATTTTTCTGGAAAAAGCAGGTAGAAGGAGCAGCCGCAAGACTATACTTGATGCTCTTGAGATGCTTAAAGTTCACCGAGACTGCTTTGATCTTAATATTGATCTGATTCAGGGGCTGCCGGGTATGACTGAAAATAATCAGCTGAGTGATCTGGAGGAGGCTGTTAAATGGCAACCGGATCATATCTCCTGGTACAGTCTTTTAATGGAACCAGGGACTGTATTATCGAAGAACTGGAGCAGTCGTAACCAGAATACTGAAGTTGATAATGATGAGGTCTGGCTGTCAGGCTGCCGTTTTCTTGAGCAGAAGGGTTACAGTCGTTATGAAATTTCAAATTTCTCTCTATCCGGGAAAGAGAGTGTACATAACAGTTCCTACTGGAAAATGTATCCTTATCTGGGATGCGGACCGGCGGCTGTTTCTATGCTCAGGGGCACAGACGGGGCAATAAAGCGTTTCAGGACAAGAGCGGATGCTGAATCCTATTCACGGGGGCAGATTGGATATGATGAAGTTGAAGTTCTTAAGGCTTCTGATTTTCTGAAAGACTACCTTCTAATGGGACTCAGGATCACTCAGGGAATAGATTTACAGCGTTTTACAGATGTCTTCGGTGTAGAAATTACTGAAATTCTGCCTAAGTCTTTGAAGCGCTGGAGTGAACAGCATTGTCTCACTATTGATGAGACTTCTTTAAAATGTACGGAGCAGGGACTGGATTTACAAAATTCAATTCTTATCTCTTTTTTTGAGGAAATTGATGCAGGTTATCAAGGTGGAACTCTGAATTGGCCTCCTGAAGGAGCTGTCGAATAG
- a CDS encoding YebC/PmpR family DNA-binding transcriptional regulator has protein sequence MSGHSKWASIKHKKGALDAKRGKLFTKIIKEINVTARMGGGDLESNAALRTVVLKAKAANMPKDNIEKAIKKGIGEMDGVDYVELQYEAYAPGGVGLLISSLTDNKNRTAADVRSILTKGGGSLAATGAVSYQFKRKGLLSYDAENVDFDALFEAALEAGAEDVTNEDGAIEVVTEPNDFETVLTALQEAGFEQLGAEVSMISDTRVTLDNEHTGKVLRLIERLEDNEDVQDVASNLEVPSDFDMD, from the coding sequence ATGTCAGGTCATAGCAAATGGGCTTCTATAAAGCATAAAAAAGGCGCACTTGATGCCAAAAGAGGAAAACTCTTTACAAAAATTATTAAGGAAATCAATGTTACTGCCCGTATGGGTGGGGGTGACCTTGAGTCAAATGCGGCTCTGAGGACCGTAGTGCTGAAAGCAAAAGCTGCTAACATGCCCAAAGATAATATTGAAAAGGCAATCAAGAAAGGTATTGGAGAAATGGACGGTGTAGATTACGTCGAGCTCCAGTATGAAGCCTATGCTCCCGGCGGAGTCGGTCTTCTTATTTCCTCTTTGACAGATAACAAGAACAGAACTGCTGCAGATGTAAGATCTATCCTTACTAAGGGTGGAGGTTCTCTAGCTGCAACAGGTGCTGTTTCCTACCAGTTCAAAAGAAAGGGTCTCCTTTCATATGATGCTGAGAATGTAGATTTTGATGCACTTTTCGAAGCTGCTCTTGAAGCCGGTGCCGAAGATGTTACCAATGAAGACGGTGCCATTGAAGTTGTTACTGAACCCAATGACTTTGAAACTGTACTGACTGCACTGCAGGAAGCAGGTTTTGAGCAGCTTGGTGCGGAAGTTTCTATGATTTCTGACACTAGAGTTACCCTGGACAATGAACATACTGGAAAAGTACTGAGACTGATTGAGCGTCTTGAAGATAATGAAGATGTTCAGGATGTTGCAAGTAACCTGGAAGTGCCCTCAGACTTCGATATGGATTAA
- the ruvC gene encoding crossover junction endodeoxyribonuclease RuvC, giving the protein MQPILGIDPGLAHVGWGLITHDGIRSRYLAHGVIKTDSKSPMADRLLHIYDGLAKVIEEYKPGSAGIETLYFAKNVSSAMPVAEARGALLLCMARHNLVIGEYTPLQIKQSVVGNGRAEKHQVQVMVALLLKLKEPPKPDHAADALAAALCHAHTGGLT; this is encoded by the coding sequence ATGCAGCCCATATTGGGAATAGATCCCGGCCTGGCACATGTCGGTTGGGGACTCATCACACATGATGGGATAAGAAGCCGGTATCTTGCTCATGGCGTAATCAAAACTGATTCAAAGTCGCCTATGGCTGACCGGCTTCTTCATATTTATGACGGATTGGCTAAAGTTATTGAAGAGTATAAACCTGGTAGTGCAGGAATTGAAACTTTATACTTTGCCAAGAATGTGTCATCCGCCATGCCCGTGGCCGAAGCCAGAGGAGCTCTACTACTCTGTATGGCCCGTCATAATCTTGTGATAGGGGAGTATACTCCTTTACAGATAAAGCAGTCGGTTGTGGGTAACGGGCGGGCCGAGAAACATCAGGTTCAGGTCATGGTGGCCCTTCTTCTGAAATTGAAAGAACCACCGAAACCGGATCACGCTGCAGATGCTCTTGCAGCAGCTCTATGTCATGCACATACAGGAGGCCTTACTTGA
- the ruvA gene encoding Holliday junction branch migration protein RuvA: protein MINSIRGTVSEKGATWVCIDNHGMEYLLTASSITISALPPIGSEARVFSWLYHKEDMMALYGFSSEKERFLFQDLISVSGVGPKGAIKILSAVRADQLILYLEEENLDGLSSLPGLGKKTAQKILLQLRGKLSWDDPGSPSKASGPDAEWVESLTAMGFDKRKVITVVKGLMKNEEIAALSSEKKEQEILRRAIIELSS, encoded by the coding sequence TTGATCAACAGCATAAGGGGAACAGTCAGTGAAAAAGGTGCCACCTGGGTCTGTATCGATAACCATGGAATGGAATATCTGCTCACGGCTTCTTCTATTACAATTTCGGCTCTGCCTCCAATAGGTTCGGAAGCCCGTGTCTTCAGCTGGCTTTATCATAAAGAAGATATGATGGCACTCTACGGTTTCTCTTCTGAAAAAGAGCGTTTTCTTTTTCAAGACTTGATCTCGGTCAGCGGTGTAGGACCCAAGGGAGCTATAAAGATTCTCTCCGCAGTCCGTGCGGATCAGCTAATACTGTATCTTGAAGAGGAAAATCTAGATGGCCTTTCTTCTTTACCCGGGCTTGGAAAGAAGACCGCTCAGAAAATACTGCTTCAGCTCAGAGGAAAACTGAGCTGGGATGATCCGGGATCACCTTCCAAAGCCTCAGGACCTGATGCAGAATGGGTTGAGTCCTTAACAGCCATGGGCTTTGATAAGAGAAAAGTCATTACCGTCGTTAAAGGGTTGATGAAAAATGAAGAGATTGCAGCTCTTTCTTCTGAAAAGAAAGAGCAGGAAATATTGAGACGGGCCATTATTGAGCTCAGTTCCTAG